A stretch of the Vigna radiata var. radiata cultivar VC1973A chromosome 9, Vradiata_ver6, whole genome shotgun sequence genome encodes the following:
- the LOC106773713 gene encoding linoleate 9S-lipoxygenase-like (The RefSeq protein has 11 substitutions compared to this genomic sequence), giving the protein MFPVESGIFNRGHKLKGTVVLMRKNVLDINALTSAQSPTGIIGGAIGVVGGVIGTTVDTLTSFLGRSVALRLISATAADASGKGKVGKQTYLEGIFTSLPTLGAGQSAFDIHFEWDSDMGIPGAFYIENFMQVEFFLVSLTLEDIPNHGTIHFVCNSWVYNDKKYKSDRTFFANKAYLPSETPGPLVKYREEELKTLRGDGTGERKEHERIYDYDVYNDLGDPDSNARLARPVLGGSTLPYPRRGRTGRKPTKKDPKSESRSDSVYLPRDESFGHLKSSDFLVYILKSASQNVIPQLQSALRLQFNQPEFTSFDDVRGLYDGGIKLPTDALSKISPIPLFSELFRTDGEQVLKFPPPKVIQVDQSAWMTDEEFAREMIAGVNPHIITRLQEFPPKSKLDSQLYGDNTSTITREHLEPNLGGLTVEQAIQNNRLFILDHHDTLIPYLRRINATETKAYATRTIIFLQDNGTLKPLAIELSKPHPQGDNFGPISNVYLPANQGVEAYIWLLAKAYVIVNDSCYHQLVSHWLNTHAVVEPFVIATNRHLSVVHPIHKLLLPHYRDTMNINALARNVLVNAEGIIESTFLWGSYSLEMSAVVYKDWVFPEQALPADLLKRGVAVKDLSAPHGLRLLIEDYPYAADGLEIWATIKSWVQEYVSFYYKSDAAIGQDTELQAFWKELVQVGHGDKKNEPWWVKMQTREELIESCTTLIWTASALHAAVNFGQYPYGGYILNRPTLSRQFMPEIGSPEYAELAKNPEKVYLKTITGKSDALKDLTIIEVLSRHASDELYLGQRDGGEFWTYDKEPLEAFKGFGKRLAEIEEKLIQRNSDETLRNRYGPVKMPYTLLYPSSEEGLTFRGIPNSISI; this is encoded by the exons ATGTTTTCAGGTGTGACAGGTCTCATCAACCGGGGGCAGAAGCTGAAGGGAACAGTGGTGTTGATGCGTAAGAATGTGTTGGATATCAATGCTCTCACTTCTGCTCAAAGTCCCACCGGCATCATCGGTGGCGCAATCGGTGTTGTGGGTGGTGTCATCGGCACCACCGTTGACACTCTCACTTCCTTTCTCGGACGATCTGTGGCTCTCAGGTTGATCAGTGCCACTGCTGCTGATG CGTCTGGAAAAGGAAAGGTGGGAAAACAAACATATTTGGAAGGTATTATTACTTCCTTACCAACCTTGGGAGCTGGCCAGTCTGCATTCGATATTCATTTTGAATGGGACAGTGACATGGGAATTCCTGGAGCCTTTTACATTGAGAATTTCATGCAAGTTGAATTCTTCCTTGTGAGTTTGACTCTTGAAGATATTCCTAACCACGGAACCATACACTTTGTTTGCAACTCATGGGTTTACAACGACAAAAAGTACAAATCTGATCGCATTTTCTTTGCCAACAAG gCATACCTTCCAAGTGAAACACCAGGTCCACTGGTGAAGTATAGAGAAGAAGAATTAAAGACTTTGAGAGGAGATGGAACAGGAGAGCGCAAAGAACATGAAAGAATCTATGACTATGATGTCTACAATGACTTGGGCGATCCTGACTCCAATGCCAGATTGGCCCGTCCAGTTCTTGGAGGATCCACGTTGCCTTATCCTCGCAGGGGAAGAACCGGAAGAAAACCAACTAAGAAAG ATCCTAAAAGTGAGAGTCGCAGTGACTCTGTATATCTTCCAAGGGATGAATCATTTGGTCACTTGAAGTCATCAGATTTCCTTGTTTATATTCTTAAATCTGCATCTCAAAATGTGATACCTCAATTACAATCTGCACTTAGACTACAATTCAACCAACCTGAGTTTACTAGCTTTGATGATGTGCGTGGACTCTATGATGGTGGAATTAAGTTGCCTACTGATGCACTTAGCAAGATTAGTCCTATACCTTTGTTCAGTGAACTATTTCGTACTGATGGAGAACAGGTTCTTAAGTTTCCACCACCTAAAGTAATTCAAG TGGACCAGTCTGCATGGATGACTGATGAAGAGTTTGCAAGAGAGATGATTGCTGGTGTGAATCCTCATATCATTACAAGACTTCAG GAGTTTCCGCCTAAGAGCAAGCTAGATAGCCAGCTCTATGGTGATAATACCAGTACAATTACAAGAGAGCACTTGGAGCCTAACTTGGGTGGGCTAACTGTAGAACAG GCTATCCAAAACAACAGACTCTTCATACTAGATCACCATGACACACTTATTCCATATTTGAGACGAATCAATGCAACAGAGACAAAGGCCTATGCTACTAGGACCATCATTTTCTTACAAGATAATGGAACATTAAAGCCATTGGCTATTGAGTTAAGTAAACCACATCCTCAGGGTGATAATTTTGGTCCTATTAGCAATGTTTATCTTCCGGCAAACCAAGGAGTTGAAGCTTATATTTGGCTGCTTGCAAAGGCTTATGTGATCGTAAATGACTCTTGTTATCACCAACTTGTCAGCCATTG GTTAAACACTCATGCAGTTGTTGAGCCATTCGTGATAGCAACAAACAGGCATCTCAGTGTGGTTCACCCTATTCACAAACTTCTTCTTCCACATTATCGTGACACAATGAACATCAATGCACTTGCAAGGAATGTCTTGGTCAATGCAGAGGGTATCATAGAATCAACTTTCTTGTGGGGAAGCTATTCTTTAGAAATGTCTGCAGTTGTATACAAGGATTGGGTTTTCCCTGAGCAAGCACTACCTGCAGATCTTCTTAAGAG AGGTGTGGCTGTTAAGGATTTATCTGCTCCACACGGCCTTCGTCTTCTGATAGAGGACTATCCTTATGCTGCTGATGGACTAGAGATATGGGCCACCATCAAGTCATGGGTGCAAGAATATGTGTCTTTCTACTACAAGTCTGATGCTGCAATTGGACAAGATACTGAACTCCAAGCCTTTTGGAAAGAACTTGTGCAAGTTGGTCATGGTGACAAGAAAAATGAGCCATGGTGGGTGAAAATGCAAACTCGTGAAGAGTTGATTGAATCTTGCACCACACTGATATGGACTGCTTCAGCCCTTCATGCAGCTGTGAATTTCGGACAGTATCCATATGGTGGCTACATCCTTAACCGACCAACTCTTAGTAGGCAATTCATGCCTGAGATTGGATCTCCTGAGTATGCTGAGCTTGCCAAGAACCCTGAAAAGGTGTACTTGAAAACAATCACAGGAAAGAGTGATGCCCTTAAAGACCTGACCATTATAGAAGTGTTGTCAAGGCATGCTTCTGATGAGTTGTATCTCGGACAAAGAGATGGTGGTGAATTTTGGACTTATGATAAAGAGCCATTGGAGGCCTTCAAGAGGTTTGGAAAGAGGTTGGCAGAAATTGAGCAAAAGCTCATCCAAAGAAACAGTGATGAGACTCTGAGGAACCGATATGGTCCAGTGAAGATGCCTTACACATTGCTCTATCCTTCAAGTGAGGAAGGCTTGACTTTCAGAGGTATTCCTAACAGTATCTCCATCTAA
- the LOC106773554 gene encoding telomere repeat-binding factor 4 isoform X2, giving the protein MGNQKQKWTQDEEDALIAGVEKHGPGKWKNILKDPQFAPFLTSRSNIDLKDKWRNLSVSNGSQGSKDKPRVPKLKALPPPPSSTNSSTTTTTPQNAASAPQNVPSDVTVPDSSLNDQDVKNPPRYNAMVFEALSALKDNNGSDLNAIVSFIEVPQNFRRALSTRLRRLVSQGKLEKVQNCYKIKKDVSSDTKAPSPKPKDVRPTPSQPAPQPQWQSSVSVFTASNETIKDAADTAAYRIADAESKSYLAAEAVKEAEKISLLVEHSDSMLELAKDIYEQCSRGEIILLA; this is encoded by the exons ATGGGGAATCAGAAGCAGAAGTGGACGCAAGACGAGGAAGATGCACTCATCGCCGGGGTTGAAAAGCACGGTCCCGGAAAGTGGAAAAACATTCTCAAAGATCCCCAATTTGCCCCTTTTCTTACTTCCCGTTCCAACATCGACCTTAAG GACAAATGGCGGAATTTGAGCGTCAGTAACGGTTCTCAAGGCTCGAAAGACAAGCCTAGGGTTCCCAAGCTCAAggctcttcctcctcctccttcttctaccaactcctccaccaccaccaccacacctCAAAACGCGGCTTCTGCTCCACAAAACGTTCCGTCTGATGTCACTGTCCCTGATTCTTCTCTGAATGACCAAGATGTCAAAAACCCTCCGAG GTATAATGCAATGGTTTTTGAAGCTCTATCAGCACTAAAAGATAATAATGGATCTGACCTAAATGCCATTGTTAGTTTCATCGAG GTTCCTCAAAATTTTAGAAGGGCATTAAGTACAAGGTTGCGAAGGCTTGTTAGTCAAGGAAAACTTGAAAAG GTACAGAattgttacaaaataaaaaaggatgTCTCCTCGGACACaaaagcaccttcaccaaaaccAAAGGATGTCCGGCCAACACCATCACAACCTGCACCACAACCACAATGGCAGTCCTCGGTTTCTGTCTTTACAGCATCTAATGAGACAATAAAGGATGCTGCAGATACTGCAGCCTACAGAATTGCGGATGCTGAAAGTAAGTCATATCTGGCTGCGGAAGCAGTAAAGGAGGCAGAGAAAATATCATTGCTGGTTGAACATAGCGATTCAATGTTGGAGCTAGCAAAAGACATATATGAACAAT GTTCTCGTGGTGAAATTATCCTTTTGGCTTAA
- the LOC106773554 gene encoding telomere repeat-binding factor 4 isoform X1: MGNQKQKWTQDEEDALIAGVEKHGPGKWKNILKDPQFAPFLTSRSNIDLKDKWRNLSVSNGSQGSKDKPRVPKLKALPPPPSSTNSSTTTTTPQNAASAPQNVPSDVTVPDSSLNDQDVKNPPRYNAMVFEALSALKDNNGSDLNAIVSFIEQKHQVPQNFRRALSTRLRRLVSQGKLEKVQNCYKIKKDVSSDTKAPSPKPKDVRPTPSQPAPQPQWQSSVSVFTASNETIKDAADTAAYRIADAESKSYLAAEAVKEAEKISLLVEHSDSMLELAKDIYEQCSRGEIILLA, encoded by the exons ATGGGGAATCAGAAGCAGAAGTGGACGCAAGACGAGGAAGATGCACTCATCGCCGGGGTTGAAAAGCACGGTCCCGGAAAGTGGAAAAACATTCTCAAAGATCCCCAATTTGCCCCTTTTCTTACTTCCCGTTCCAACATCGACCTTAAG GACAAATGGCGGAATTTGAGCGTCAGTAACGGTTCTCAAGGCTCGAAAGACAAGCCTAGGGTTCCCAAGCTCAAggctcttcctcctcctccttcttctaccaactcctccaccaccaccaccacacctCAAAACGCGGCTTCTGCTCCACAAAACGTTCCGTCTGATGTCACTGTCCCTGATTCTTCTCTGAATGACCAAGATGTCAAAAACCCTCCGAG GTATAATGCAATGGTTTTTGAAGCTCTATCAGCACTAAAAGATAATAATGGATCTGACCTAAATGCCATTGTTAGTTTCATCGAG CAAAAACATCAGGTTCCTCAAAATTTTAGAAGGGCATTAAGTACAAGGTTGCGAAGGCTTGTTAGTCAAGGAAAACTTGAAAAG GTACAGAattgttacaaaataaaaaaggatgTCTCCTCGGACACaaaagcaccttcaccaaaaccAAAGGATGTCCGGCCAACACCATCACAACCTGCACCACAACCACAATGGCAGTCCTCGGTTTCTGTCTTTACAGCATCTAATGAGACAATAAAGGATGCTGCAGATACTGCAGCCTACAGAATTGCGGATGCTGAAAGTAAGTCATATCTGGCTGCGGAAGCAGTAAAGGAGGCAGAGAAAATATCATTGCTGGTTGAACATAGCGATTCAATGTTGGAGCTAGCAAAAGACATATATGAACAAT GTTCTCGTGGTGAAATTATCCTTTTGGCTTAA